Within the Plectropomus leopardus isolate mb chromosome 15, YSFRI_Pleo_2.0, whole genome shotgun sequence genome, the region AAGTTGAAAGGGCCAgtgaagaagagaggaagactCTGCAGCACAAACTCACAAAGGTCAAACAAGAGGTTGTTGCCATCATGAAGGTGAGAAAGTGACGTCTGCTGTATTTTCATTGCCCTATGAGTCAGCTTCAATGAAGTAAATCTAATGTGTCACGTTTAACAATACACAACCAAAATAGTCAAGACACTGACTCACCAATTGAAGTATTTACATTGGAAAAAATAATAGGAAACTGCAAACTATTGCGCTTCTGACTTGTGGGAAGCGCAAGGCAGATTCactttgtttgattttggttggttttgatttggtagatttttaaaatgcatgtcaTGCTGAGAAGTGTCTTTAAGAACACAGAAAACcactacatacatttttaaaaaattgttatcATTTATATTATCAGAAATCATCAGAGGAAACGGTGGCCAATATGGAAAAACTCCACAGTGAAGCTTTGGCTGCGAAAGAAGAGGAGATGACTGCCAAAATCAACAAAGCTGTGGTATGTGCCAAgggttttcatttgtttaatttcgCAACGTGATCAAATTGATCAGATGAAAAATAGTCACATTAGAATTTTGATTGTGTGCTGCTTGTGTATTTAGGAACAGTGCAAAGAGGAGTTTGCCCAGTTAGGAAAGGAGCGAGAACAGCAGTCCTCTCTGGCTTTGGAGGACGTTGAGCTACAGAAGATAGCTCTGAGGACTGAAGCTGATAACAGGGTTAAAGAGATACAGCTGGAACTGGAAGCTGCAAGaactgtgagtgtttttttcttcacaatgtATTAAAGAAAGTGTTAAGTAGACATATTAATTAGGGTCGACTGAATACTTTGAGGCTCAacaaaaattgcatttatatGATCTGACTTATGTATTCATTTAGTTATTTGGAAAGCTCTCAGTtctacagaaacacacacacacacacacacacacacacacacacagtgagagacaCGGATTTATTCAAGACaaaatttaaactgaaatacTGTTCTTCCCTTGTATagaaataatacacacacacacatcactcctggccttttcagtttttaatattttgtaataacTGTACTGTTTAAGTACAGTcctactattaaaaaaaaacatgattatttaccatttgtttttcagttaacaTTATGACATTATAGAAAAAACTAACAGCTTATGTATATGTGATTGCAGAGAGTGTTGGAGTTGGAGAGCTCTCAAGAGAAGATCCCACAAGAAGGATCAAGTCTGTCTCATGAACTTTCCAGTCAGCTGGAGGAGTTGAAggataaacacaaaaaacaaatctctgCATTAGAGGAAAAGcaccaggaggagctggaaaagCACAAGGGCACCTTAACCCAGCAGAGTAATGCTGCTCTTGAGGAGCTCaaggagaaacagagagctGAAGTGGAGACCCTTCTGAAAGATAAAGAGCTGCAGTTCCAAGCACACGTTGAAGACATGAACCAGAAGACTTTGGAGAAACTGGATGCGAAGCAGGCAGAGTTGGAGGCGGTTTCCTCTGAACTTTCTGAGGCTTTGAAGAGTAAACAGTTTCTGGAGGAGAAGTTGGTGGCAGCTGAAGATGCTTATCGTTTAGCTCAACAGGAACACGAGAAGAAGTTTCAAGATCAGATGGAAAAGCACAATGTAGAGCTCTCAAATATCAAAAAGGAACATAAGCAGTCACTTGGGGATATGAAGAAATCTCTGAAGGAGGAGCTCAATGCATTGAAAATTGTTCTgaatgaaaaggaaaaggaaattaaagaaCACatcctaaaagaaaaaacactacAAGATGTATCAGATTCCACTGTACAAGAATTAAATGTCAAGGTTAAGGaactggaggagctgcaggcaCGTTTGTCACAATCCCAACTGGAAAGTGGGAGTCTAAAGGAATCTAATGCACAGTTGAGTAATATGTCAGAGGCTCTTGATCAGTGTAAGAAAGATTTGGCAGATTTGGAGCATCAGTTGGAAGCAGCAAAGACAAACTGTCAGCAGAAAGAGAAGGCACTTCAAGAATTAGAGCAGCAATTACAGCAGACCAAAACGGAGCTCTCCGAACAGAAGACATCACTCACAGCAGAACTGAACACTAAACAGGAAGAGCAAAGTCGCCTCAAGAAACAGCTGGATGATGAAAAAGCTGCCCACGAGATGAAGTTGCAAAACACTGTCACTGAGATGGAAGCTAAGCTGAAATcacaagagacaaaaatggaaaagttgaaaaacaaagccaaagaAATGCAcgagagttttaaaaaaaagcttcagcAGAATGAAGAAACCATGAAGCAGGAACTTGCAAAGAAGGAGAAAGAGCTTCAGCAGACAGAGCAACAAGTTCAGGAGAAAATTGTAGAGATGGCCCAAAAAAGTTCCCAAGGCCTCAGCAGTGCAATGTCTGAGCTGCAGGCCAACCACAAGGAAGAGGTGGAGAAACTACATGACACCCATAAGTATGAGATTGAGGAGCAGGAGCGTCGTTGGCAGGAGAAGTTGGGGCAGCAGGAGGAAGAATTAACGGAGAAACATTCACATGTACTACAGGAGAAGGCCCAGGAACTGGAGGAAATGTCTCAGCAACTCAGCAAAGGCAAAGAGGAGAACGAACAAGTGTTGCACGAATTAAAGGATTTAAAGGAGGACCTGGCAATTCGAGAAACCACTGTGCAGAAGCTGCAAGAGGAGCTTAACGAAGCAGCTGTTAAGCTTGAAAGTTTGTCTCAGGGCGAAGCGTTGCTCAAGGAGCAAATGGAGTCAGTGGAGAGGAACCTTAACCAGGCTCTGAAGGAGAGAAACTCCCTCCAAGACGAGCTTAACAAGACAAAGGAAGAGAACAGAGAGAAGCTAAAGAGCTTGTCTGGAAAGTTGAAGGAAACAGAGAAGCGGCGTAAAGCACTGGAAGGTTCTAGATCTAAGGAGAGTGCGGACTTGCAGaataaatttgaagaaactgcCATTCAGCTAAAAGCCAAGGAAGAAGATTTCCAGCAGCAGTTAATTCTGATCAGAAACCAAATGGAGCATTGCTGTAAAGAGGTTGAGTCAAGGGTGGAGAGTGGCTCTAACGAACTCAGTCAGAGAGTTGAATGTAGGTTGAAGGAGCTGAAAGATAAACTGGACTGTAGTCAGAAAAAGGTTGTGAATCTCAAAAACGCCATTGTCACTAAAGCAGATAGAATTTGCACTTTAGAGGAGAATCTCCGCCAGCAGATGGAGGAGAATAAGAATCTATGCATTTCATTAGAACAGACGACTGCTCAGGTAAATGCTCATATGGAGCATGTCAAAGCCTTAACACATGAGAAGGAGAATCATTCTCAGTCTATCAACGAGAAAGCTCTGAAAATTGAGGAGCTGAGTGAAGCAAACAGACGCATATCTGAAAGCATGAAAGCAAACGAGTTGCAAATCAGTAACTTGGAAAGCATCATCAGTGACTTGAAAAATCAGCTAGCAAGTAGCAtaaaagagaaggaggaagCCATAAATCAGCTGGACCAGCAGTATACAGAGGAGAGACGACAGGCTGCTGCTCAAATGGAGGAGACCATTGAGAGATTAGAGCAGGAGAGGAAGTCTGCTTTAGAGCAGGCGGATGCACTCAGGAACAGTTTGTCTGAGTGTGAGAACAGGGCAGAGACAAAGCTGACCCAGAATGACAACACTATTGCATGTCTGCAGACCAGGCTCGATGAGCTGCAGCGAGAAATCTCTGAAAAGAATGAAGCCCTGCAAAGGCTGGCGGCGAGTATTGACAATCAGTCCATCAGCAAGTCAGAGATGGACCAGGTGCTGAGCGAGAAGGAGCAGAAGGTCAGCACGCTCACCTCGGAGCTGGATAGCTGCATCGGTCGCCTCAGTGAGCTCCAGGAGCAGTTAGCCTTAAAGACAAAAGAGTGCGACCAACTCACAGCTGACCtcaaacagcaacacagcatCAGGGAGAATGAAAAGAGGGAGTTAgtggagcagctgcagcagaccCAGATGCAGTGCGCTCAAAATGGTGATTTGGAGCAGGAGATGGTTGAAAAGCTACGCTCCCTTGAGGAAGACAACCAAACTTGTAAAGACAAGCTTGAAAGTCAAAGGGCTGAATTTGAAAGGACGAAAGACGAGATCATCAAGAGCAAAGAGGAGAGTCTGAAGGCAGCCGAGGAGAAGTTTTCTGCGGAGAGCGCTCGAAAAATATCGGAGCTGAAGAAGAAAGCCGAGCAGAAAATCGGtcagattaaaaaacagctgacctCTCAGCTCGAGGAAAAAGAGCAGGCGATCAAGGCTCTTCAGACGAGCCTGGAGGAAATCAAGATCAATGAAACGTCCGGCAAACAACACGCAGAAATGttagaggagaaaacaaaaacactcgAGGAAGCTCTGGTCAAGCTTAAGGAAGAGCAGGAGCAACAACACGAACAGATTCTGAGTAATGAGAGACTCGAAAGAGAGAAGTCTTTAGAGGAATTGAAAAACTTGTATGAAGAGAAGCTGTCCTCACTGCAGAGTGATGCAGCACAACAAGGGGAGCTCAAAGAAAGTGAATCAGCACTGCGTGAAATTGAGGCAAAGCTAAAAGAAGCAGAAGAGCAGAATGGAAACCTTCTTGCTGAAATAAATCGTCTGAAAGAGGAGCTCTGTGAGAAGGAGGCCCAGATCGATAAACATCAGGCAACTATTAAAGAGGCACAAAATCCATCTGAACCTGATGCTGAGATAAAGGTGGAATGTAGCAGCATGCAGCAAACCAAGAGTGTGATGCAAACCAAGATGGAAAACCACTCCCCGATGCAAGAGGTGGAAGGCGACTCTCTGGAGTCTCTCAAGGACAAACTGAGTCAGCTGAAGAACGAGAAGGAGAAAATCCACAAGGACTTTGCCAGACTACAGAAAGACATGCGCGTGCTGAGGAAGGAGCACGAACAGGACCTGGAATACATGAAGAAAGAGTTGTTAGAGGAGaatgagaaaaagcaaaagtaagTTCATGGTGTCAAtttattcttgtaatttataatgaaaaactaaaggcacagtgtgcaggatttaggggtatACACTGGAAGACATAGAATATGATATATACATTTCTTTACTGAAAACAGGAGTAGTTGTGTTTtaattaccttagaatgagccgtatATGTCCACACAGAGAGCGGGTCTTTTTCACAAAGTCCatcatgttgcaccgccatgtttctagaGTAACCCCAAACAGACACGCCAAACACTTGCTCTTGATAGGGCCCATTTTGCCAGCCACCGTACTTTGCAGCTCCTCCACGAcgagcagcatcagaaaaacacaccaacgacttttttcagtttttttcaaactggTTTTAATTCccgggtccatttgttttggaaagaaagcaacctctgtggataattcggctctgagaaaaaatctcctgaatgtctggatcttaatttatcaaaaaaaaaaaggtgagcacacataagcaggtgctgggctagcggcctgcccaaaaacatcagagaaacactaATTGGTaatgtgaaacagctttattatttttttgttttgtttttatcacctggtcagtttgttttggaaaggaagaggcctctgtggataatttagctcccagtaaaaaccccCTGAACTTTGAGCACTGAAGAAAATCTAACcaggagaaatttcagctggttgcaatctgcaaaccCCCCTAAATCTTAAACGCTGTTCCTTTAAAATGCATACTAACCTATATTTGCAGATAGGAGGTTGTAATGAATTTGTGttctgtaaatattaaaacacatgCTTGTAGTGTCCATACTAATTGAATACATTTGCTgtattatctgtatctgtttgAACAGAGTGGAGTTGGAAGATGTGGAGATGAAGCACAATTCTGCTATCAAGCAGTTAATGAGGGAGTTCAACACACAGATGGCTCTGAAGGAGCAGGAGCTAGATACAGCAGTGAAGGAGGCCATTGGTGAGGCGGAAGAAATGATTCTCCTTTCATCAAATTAAACTGACAAGATTTACAGCTGG harbors:
- the golga4 gene encoding golgin subfamily A member 4 isoform X5, coding for MFKKLKQKINEEQSPQRNAQSQQQAQMGSVDRRSSQTPPFLHDGSPAPSDRESTPKGPARSPRGSINGDGSASPHREETQSFAQKLQLRVPSMESLIRGGASRAENLFRSPSKENLVRSSSRDSLTPLGENDSPGAPTYDPPSDIESEAEEPPGTAESLSKEQLLHRLLRVERSLGKYRGKYSELVTAYRTVQRDKEKTQVILSQSQDKALRRIGELREELQMDQQAKKHLQDEFDAALEEKDQMITVLQTQVALLKKRAKGFSEGALPPDGDVVQSEDADSVSSTQSPLKEQEAEAEVTEGEGNSDPTKLMEALQKRVKRQENLLQKCKEVMRTHKERSAQLGSENETLQEQLQERLQELEKMKELHTTEKTKLITQLRDAKNLIEQLEQDKGMVIAETKRQMHETLEMKEEEVAQLRSRLQQATAQKEELQEQKEKAEKSAFEELERALGVAQRAEEARKQLQVQLEEQVKEVERASEEERKTLQHKLTKVKQEVVAIMKKSSEETVANMEKLHSEALAAKEEEMTAKINKAVEQCKEEFAQLGKEREQQSSLALEDVELQKIALRTEADNRVKEIQLELEAARTRVLELESSQEKIPQEGSSLSHELSSQLEELKDKHKKQISALEEKHQEELEKHKGTLTQQSNAALEELKEKQRAEVETLLKDKELQFQAHVEDMNQKTLEKLDAKQAELEAVSSELSEALKSKQFLEEKLVAAEDAYRLAQQEHEKKFQDQMEKHNVELSNIKKEHKQSLGDMKKSLKEELNALKIVLNEKEKEIKEHILKEKTLQDVSDSTVQELNVKVKELEELQARLSQSQLESGSLKESNAQLSNMSEALDQCKKDLADLEHQLEAAKTNCQQKEKALQELEQQLQQTKTELSEQKTSLTAELNTKQEEQSRLKKQLDDEKAAHEMKLQNTVTEMEAKLKSQETKMEKLKNKAKEMHESFKKKLQQNEETMKQELAKKEKELQQTEQQVQEKIVEMAQKSSQGLSSAMSELQANHKEEVEKLHDTHKYEIEEQERRWQEKLGQQEEELTEKHSHVLQEKAQELEEMSQQLSKGKEENEQVLHELKDLKEDLAIRETTVQKLQEELNEAAVKLESLSQGEALLKEQMESVERNLNQALKERNSLQDELNKTKEENREKLKSLSGKLKETEKRRKALEGSRSKESADLQNKFEETAIQLKAKEEDFQQQLILIRNQMEHCCKEVESRVESGSNELSQRVECRLKELKDKLDCSQKKVVNLKNAIVTKADRICTLEENLRQQMEENKNLCISLEQTTAQVNAHMEHVKALTHEKENHSQSINEKALKIEELSEANRRISESMKANELQISNLESIISDLKNQLASSIKEKEEAINQLDQQYTEERRQAAAQMEETIERLEQERKSALEQADALRNSLSECENRAETKLTQNDNTIACLQTRLDELQREISEKNEALQRLAASIDNQSISKSEMDQVLSEKEQKVSTLTSELDSCIGRLSELQEQLALKTKECDQLTADLKQQHSIRENEKRELVEQLQQTQMQCAQNGDLEQEMVEKLRSLEEDNQTCKDKLESQRAEFERTKDEIIKSKEESLKAAEEKFSAESARKISELKKKAEQKIGQIKKQLTSQLEEKEQAIKALQTSLEEIKINETSGKQHAEMLEEKTKTLEEALVKLKEEQEQQHEQILSNERLEREKSLEELKNLYEEKLSSLQSDAAQQGELKESESALREIEAKLKEAEEQNGNLLAEINRLKEELCEKEAQIDKHQATIKEAQNPSEPDAEIKVECSSMQQTKSVMQTKMENHSPMQEVEGDSLESLKDKLSQLKNEKEKIHKDFARLQKDMRVLRKEHEQDLEYMKKELLEENEKKQKVELEDVEMKHNSAIKQLMREFNTQMALKEQELDTAVKEAIAKAQAVESELISSHREEVGDLRKVITQKEDDLHRTVQKYEEVIQSREEEMGDRVWQVQKELEELQAKSHDTTEMSTEELQAQLAEKTTLLSEARLKEQGFVERIHSLEDKIKCFHRTTVVTHLGSTLKDPVFNSEPTEMEYLRKVLFEYMMGRETKTMAKVITSMLKFPPDQAQKVLEKEDSKATPWLR
- the golga4 gene encoding golgin subfamily A member 4 isoform X3 — its product is MFKKLKQKINEEQSPQRNAQSQQQAQMGSVDRRSSQTPPFLHDGSPAPSDREMLAGMIAEPAFLSEYTIFALDHSKRPKTAQVASVSTPKGPARSPRGSINGDGSASPHQREETQSFAQKLQLRVPSMESLIRGGASRAENLFRSPSKENLVRSSSRDSLTPLGENDSPGAPTYDPPSDIESEAEEPPGTAESLSKEQLLHRLLRVERSLGKYRGKYSELVTAYRTVQRDKEKTQVILSQSQDKALRRIGELREELQMDQQAKKHLQDEFDAALEEKDQMITVLQTQVALLKKRAKGFSEGALPPDGDVVQSEDADSVSSTQSPLKEQEAEAEVTEGEGNSDPTKLMEALQKRVKRQENLLQKCKEVMRTHKERSAQLGSENETLQEQLQERLQELEKMKELHTTEKTKLITQLRDAKNLIEQLEQDKGMVIAETKRQMHETLEMKEEEVAQLRSRLQQATAQKEELQEQKEKAEKSAFEELERALGVAQRAEEARKQLQVQLEEQVKEVERASEEERKTLQHKLTKVKQEVVAIMKKSSEETVANMEKLHSEALAAKEEEMTAKINKAVEQCKEEFAQLGKEREQQSSLALEDVELQKIALRTEADNRVKEIQLELEAARTRVLELESSQEKIPQEGSSLSHELSSQLEELKDKHKKQISALEEKHQEELEKHKGTLTQQSNAALEELKEKQRAEVETLLKDKELQFQAHVEDMNQKTLEKLDAKQAELEAVSSELSEALKSKQFLEEKLVAAEDAYRLAQQEHEKKFQDQMEKHNVELSNIKKEHKQSLGDMKKSLKEELNALKIVLNEKEKEIKEHILKEKTLQDVSDSTVQELNVKVKELEELQARLSQSQLESGSLKESNAQLSNMSEALDQCKKDLADLEHQLEAAKTNCQQKEKALQELEQQLQQTKTELSEQKTSLTAELNTKQEEQSRLKKQLDDEKAAHEMKLQNTVTEMEAKLKSQETKMEKLKNKAKEMHESFKKKLQQNEETMKQELAKKEKELQQTEQQVQEKIVEMAQKSSQGLSSAMSELQANHKEEVEKLHDTHKYEIEEQERRWQEKLGQQEEELTEKHSHVLQEKAQELEEMSQQLSKGKEENEQVLHELKDLKEDLAIRETTVQKLQEELNEAAVKLESLSQGEALLKEQMESVERNLNQALKERNSLQDELNKTKEENREKLKSLSGKLKETEKRRKALEGSRSKESADLQNKFEETAIQLKAKEEDFQQQLILIRNQMEHCCKEVESRVESGSNELSQRVECRLKELKDKLDCSQKKVVNLKNAIVTKADRICTLEENLRQQMEENKNLCISLEQTTAQVNAHMEHVKALTHEKENHSQSINEKALKIEELSEANRRISESMKANELQISNLESIISDLKNQLASSIKEKEEAINQLDQQYTEERRQAAAQMEETIERLEQERKSALEQADALRNSLSECENRAETKLTQNDNTIACLQTRLDELQREISEKNEALQRLAASIDNQSISKSEMDQVLSEKEQKVSTLTSELDSCIGRLSELQEQLALKTKECDQLTADLKQQHSIRENEKRELVEQLQQTQMQCAQNGDLEQEMVEKLRSLEEDNQTCKDKLESQRAEFERTKDEIIKSKEESLKAAEEKFSAESARKISELKKKAEQKIGQIKKQLTSQLEEKEQAIKALQTSLEEIKINETSGKQHAEMLEEKTKTLEEALVKLKEEQEQQHEQILSNERLEREKSLEELKNLYEEKLSSLQSDAAQQGELKESESALREIEAKLKEAEEQNGNLLAEINRLKEELCEKEAQIDKHQATIKEAQNPSEPDAEIKVECSSMQQTKSVMQTKMENHSPMQEVEGDSLESLKDKLSQLKNEKEKIHKDFARLQKDMRVLRKEHEQDLEYMKKELLEENEKKQKVELEDVEMKHNSAIKQLMREFNTQMALKEQELDTAVKEAIAKAQAVESELISSHREEVGDLRKSREEEMGDRVWQVQKELEELQAKSHDTTEMSTEELQAQLAEKTTLLSEARLKEQGFVERIHSLEDKIKCFHRTTVVTHLGSTLKDPVFNSEPTEMEYLRKVLFEYMMGRETKTMAKVITSMLKFPPDQAQKVLEKEDSKATPWLR
- the golga4 gene encoding golgin subfamily A member 4 isoform X1, producing the protein MFKKLKQKINEEQSPQRNAQSQQQAQMGSVDRRSSQTPPFLHDGSPAPSDREMLAGMIAEPAFLSEYTIFALDHSKRPKTAQVASVSTPKGPARSPRGSINGDGSASPHQREETQSFAQKLQLRVPSMESLIRGGASRAENLFRSPSKENLVRSSSRDSLTPLGENDSPGAPTYDPPSDIESEAEEPPGTAESLSKEQLLHRLLRVERSLGKYRGKYSELVTAYRTVQRDKEKTQVILSQSQDKALRRIGELREELQMDQQAKKHLQDEFDAALEEKDQMITVLQTQVALLKKRAKGFSEGALPPDGDVVQSEDADSVSSTQSPLKEQEAEAEVTEGEGNSDPTKLMEALQKRVKRQENLLQKCKEVMRTHKERSAQLGSENETLQEQLQERLQELEKMKELHTTEKTKLITQLRDAKNLIEQLEQDKGMVIAETKRQMHETLEMKEEEVAQLRSRLQQATAQKEELQEQKEKAEKSAFEELERALGVAQRAEEARKQLQVQLEEQVKEVERASEEERKTLQHKLTKVKQEVVAIMKKSSEETVANMEKLHSEALAAKEEEMTAKINKAVEQCKEEFAQLGKEREQQSSLALEDVELQKIALRTEADNRVKEIQLELEAARTRVLELESSQEKIPQEGSSLSHELSSQLEELKDKHKKQISALEEKHQEELEKHKGTLTQQSNAALEELKEKQRAEVETLLKDKELQFQAHVEDMNQKTLEKLDAKQAELEAVSSELSEALKSKQFLEEKLVAAEDAYRLAQQEHEKKFQDQMEKHNVELSNIKKEHKQSLGDMKKSLKEELNALKIVLNEKEKEIKEHILKEKTLQDVSDSTVQELNVKVKELEELQARLSQSQLESGSLKESNAQLSNMSEALDQCKKDLADLEHQLEAAKTNCQQKEKALQELEQQLQQTKTELSEQKTSLTAELNTKQEEQSRLKKQLDDEKAAHEMKLQNTVTEMEAKLKSQETKMEKLKNKAKEMHESFKKKLQQNEETMKQELAKKEKELQQTEQQVQEKIVEMAQKSSQGLSSAMSELQANHKEEVEKLHDTHKYEIEEQERRWQEKLGQQEEELTEKHSHVLQEKAQELEEMSQQLSKGKEENEQVLHELKDLKEDLAIRETTVQKLQEELNEAAVKLESLSQGEALLKEQMESVERNLNQALKERNSLQDELNKTKEENREKLKSLSGKLKETEKRRKALEGSRSKESADLQNKFEETAIQLKAKEEDFQQQLILIRNQMEHCCKEVESRVESGSNELSQRVECRLKELKDKLDCSQKKVVNLKNAIVTKADRICTLEENLRQQMEENKNLCISLEQTTAQVNAHMEHVKALTHEKENHSQSINEKALKIEELSEANRRISESMKANELQISNLESIISDLKNQLASSIKEKEEAINQLDQQYTEERRQAAAQMEETIERLEQERKSALEQADALRNSLSECENRAETKLTQNDNTIACLQTRLDELQREISEKNEALQRLAASIDNQSISKSEMDQVLSEKEQKVSTLTSELDSCIGRLSELQEQLALKTKECDQLTADLKQQHSIRENEKRELVEQLQQTQMQCAQNGDLEQEMVEKLRSLEEDNQTCKDKLESQRAEFERTKDEIIKSKEESLKAAEEKFSAESARKISELKKKAEQKIGQIKKQLTSQLEEKEQAIKALQTSLEEIKINETSGKQHAEMLEEKTKTLEEALVKLKEEQEQQHEQILSNERLEREKSLEELKNLYEEKLSSLQSDAAQQGELKESESALREIEAKLKEAEEQNGNLLAEINRLKEELCEKEAQIDKHQATIKEAQNPSEPDAEIKVECSSMQQTKSVMQTKMENHSPMQEVEGDSLESLKDKLSQLKNEKEKIHKDFARLQKDMRVLRKEHEQDLEYMKKELLEENEKKQKVELEDVEMKHNSAIKQLMREFNTQMALKEQELDTAVKEAIAKAQAVESELISSHREEVGDLRKVITQKEDDLHRTVQKYEEVIQSREEEMGDRVWQVQKELEELQAKSHDTTEMSTEELQAQLAEKTTLLSEARLKEQGFVERIHSLEDKIKCFHRTTVVTHLGSTLKDPVFNSEPTEMEYLRKVLFEYMMGRETKTMAKVITSMLKFPPDQAQKVLEKEDSKATPWLR
- the golga4 gene encoding golgin subfamily A member 4 isoform X2, with protein sequence MFKKLKQKINEEQSPQRNAQSQQQAQMGSVDRRSSQTPPFLHDGSPAPSDREMLAGMIAEPAFLSEYTIFALDHSKRPKTAQVASVSTPKGPARSPRGSINGDGSASPHREETQSFAQKLQLRVPSMESLIRGGASRAENLFRSPSKENLVRSSSRDSLTPLGENDSPGAPTYDPPSDIESEAEEPPGTAESLSKEQLLHRLLRVERSLGKYRGKYSELVTAYRTVQRDKEKTQVILSQSQDKALRRIGELREELQMDQQAKKHLQDEFDAALEEKDQMITVLQTQVALLKKRAKGFSEGALPPDGDVVQSEDADSVSSTQSPLKEQEAEAEVTEGEGNSDPTKLMEALQKRVKRQENLLQKCKEVMRTHKERSAQLGSENETLQEQLQERLQELEKMKELHTTEKTKLITQLRDAKNLIEQLEQDKGMVIAETKRQMHETLEMKEEEVAQLRSRLQQATAQKEELQEQKEKAEKSAFEELERALGVAQRAEEARKQLQVQLEEQVKEVERASEEERKTLQHKLTKVKQEVVAIMKKSSEETVANMEKLHSEALAAKEEEMTAKINKAVEQCKEEFAQLGKEREQQSSLALEDVELQKIALRTEADNRVKEIQLELEAARTRVLELESSQEKIPQEGSSLSHELSSQLEELKDKHKKQISALEEKHQEELEKHKGTLTQQSNAALEELKEKQRAEVETLLKDKELQFQAHVEDMNQKTLEKLDAKQAELEAVSSELSEALKSKQFLEEKLVAAEDAYRLAQQEHEKKFQDQMEKHNVELSNIKKEHKQSLGDMKKSLKEELNALKIVLNEKEKEIKEHILKEKTLQDVSDSTVQELNVKVKELEELQARLSQSQLESGSLKESNAQLSNMSEALDQCKKDLADLEHQLEAAKTNCQQKEKALQELEQQLQQTKTELSEQKTSLTAELNTKQEEQSRLKKQLDDEKAAHEMKLQNTVTEMEAKLKSQETKMEKLKNKAKEMHESFKKKLQQNEETMKQELAKKEKELQQTEQQVQEKIVEMAQKSSQGLSSAMSELQANHKEEVEKLHDTHKYEIEEQERRWQEKLGQQEEELTEKHSHVLQEKAQELEEMSQQLSKGKEENEQVLHELKDLKEDLAIRETTVQKLQEELNEAAVKLESLSQGEALLKEQMESVERNLNQALKERNSLQDELNKTKEENREKLKSLSGKLKETEKRRKALEGSRSKESADLQNKFEETAIQLKAKEEDFQQQLILIRNQMEHCCKEVESRVESGSNELSQRVECRLKELKDKLDCSQKKVVNLKNAIVTKADRICTLEENLRQQMEENKNLCISLEQTTAQVNAHMEHVKALTHEKENHSQSINEKALKIEELSEANRRISESMKANELQISNLESIISDLKNQLASSIKEKEEAINQLDQQYTEERRQAAAQMEETIERLEQERKSALEQADALRNSLSECENRAETKLTQNDNTIACLQTRLDELQREISEKNEALQRLAASIDNQSISKSEMDQVLSEKEQKVSTLTSELDSCIGRLSELQEQLALKTKECDQLTADLKQQHSIRENEKRELVEQLQQTQMQCAQNGDLEQEMVEKLRSLEEDNQTCKDKLESQRAEFERTKDEIIKSKEESLKAAEEKFSAESARKISELKKKAEQKIGQIKKQLTSQLEEKEQAIKALQTSLEEIKINETSGKQHAEMLEEKTKTLEEALVKLKEEQEQQHEQILSNERLEREKSLEELKNLYEEKLSSLQSDAAQQGELKESESALREIEAKLKEAEEQNGNLLAEINRLKEELCEKEAQIDKHQATIKEAQNPSEPDAEIKVECSSMQQTKSVMQTKMENHSPMQEVEGDSLESLKDKLSQLKNEKEKIHKDFARLQKDMRVLRKEHEQDLEYMKKELLEENEKKQKVELEDVEMKHNSAIKQLMREFNTQMALKEQELDTAVKEAIAKAQAVESELISSHREEVGDLRKVITQKEDDLHRTVQKYEEVIQSREEEMGDRVWQVQKELEELQAKSHDTTEMSTEELQAQLAEKTTLLSEARLKEQGFVERIHSLEDKIKCFHRTTVVTHLGSTLKDPVFNSEPTEMEYLRKVLFEYMMGRETKTMAKVITSMLKFPPDQAQKVLEKEDSKATPWLR